A part of Ignavibacteriales bacterium genomic DNA contains:
- a CDS encoding Gfo/Idh/MocA family oxidoreductase, which produces MNIGIVGLGYWGPNLVRNFSLSDKIDKIFCYDQNKDRIKKVQKVFPNIWSVPDYESLLSSDLETVVIATPVHSHYLLAKEALKHHKHIWVEKPFTLNSIQAKKLIELAEKNEVNIFVDHTFIYTEAIQKIKSLIINNEIGDINYFDSVRINLGLFQHDINVIWDLAPHDISIMLYLLSKYKVEAISANGVANYSKQENIAQLCIYFSENCFGNINVNWTSPVKIRKILIGGSKKMLLFDDLENFEKIKVYDSGIEINSSESIHEALVQYRIGDMYSPKLKQTEALQSAVQEFVSSINEKRKPLTSGENGLKVVEILEATQLSLNSKGKKVLV; this is translated from the coding sequence ATGAATATCGGAATAGTTGGTTTAGGTTATTGGGGACCTAATCTTGTTAGAAATTTCAGCTTAAGTGATAAAATAGATAAAATTTTTTGCTATGATCAAAATAAAGATAGAATAAAAAAAGTACAAAAAGTTTTTCCAAATATCTGGAGCGTTCCTGATTATGAATCATTATTGAGTTCCGACCTTGAAACAGTGGTAATCGCAACTCCCGTTCATTCACATTATTTGTTGGCTAAAGAAGCACTTAAACATCATAAGCACATTTGGGTAGAAAAACCATTCACTCTAAATTCAATTCAAGCTAAAAAACTGATAGAATTAGCTGAAAAAAACGAGGTTAATATTTTTGTTGACCATACTTTTATTTATACAGAGGCGATACAAAAAATTAAAAGTTTAATTATTAATAACGAAATTGGTGATATAAATTATTTTGATTCCGTTAGAATAAATCTAGGACTATTTCAACATGATATCAATGTTATTTGGGATCTTGCCCCACACGACATCTCCATAATGTTATATTTACTTTCTAAATATAAGGTGGAAGCTATTTCAGCTAATGGTGTCGCTAATTACTCAAAACAGGAAAACATTGCTCAGCTTTGTATTTATTTTAGTGAAAATTGTTTTGGGAATATAAATGTGAATTGGACGTCACCTGTTAAGATTAGAAAAATACTTATAGGGGGGTCCAAAAAAATGCTATTGTTCGATGATTTAGAAAATTTTGAAAAAATCAAAGTTTATGATAGTGGGATTGAGATTAATTCCTCTGAAAGTATTCATGAGGCTTTAGTTCAATATCGTATTGGTGATATGTACTCTCCAAAATTAAAACAGACAGAGGCTCTACAATCTGCTGTTCAAGAATTTGTTTCATCGATAAACGAAAAGAGAAAACCTTTAACCAGTGGAGAGAATGGATTAAAAGTGGTAGAAATTCTTGAGGCAACTCAACTGTCTCTTAATTCAAAAGGCAAAAAAGTTTTGGTGTAA
- a CDS encoding glycosyltransferase family 4 protein: MLSQTVFPPDIRIEKEIKTLSENGYEITIICNQYDKRKSPDFPYCRIERVKALFSSYRLNKIFNFPFFLNPRYVLKVFLTVIRIKPKIIHAHDLPMVPLALMINFFFRLPIIYDMHENYPEALKYFDKKGIINFIFKNYKLARYLDNFCIKHCDKIIVVIDENKDRLIAGGIDPNKIFIVSNTVSLETFNVISNDTSFSKIYNDKKVILYSGTVSPDRGLDTPILAMEILKEKISNALLMIIGEGSHKNYLEDLCKKKLLNNYVKFINWPGHENLANFISLASVCIIPQPNNDFINTTIPHKLFEYMRMSKPVLVSDAIPLARIVRETDCGEVFESNNPESFANHIYDMLNSKMKFGQNGYDAVLNKYNWEQDKKELQRLYYGFNLIKKE, translated from the coding sequence ATGCTTTCTCAAACGGTCTTTCCACCGGATATCAGAATTGAAAAAGAAATTAAGACTCTATCAGAAAATGGATATGAGATTACAATTATTTGTAATCAATATGATAAAAGAAAATCTCCAGATTTTCCTTATTGCAGAATTGAGAGGGTAAAAGCACTTTTTAGTTCCTATCGTTTAAATAAAATTTTTAATTTCCCTTTTTTTCTTAATCCTAGATATGTTCTTAAAGTATTCCTCACTGTCATTAGGATTAAGCCGAAAATTATTCATGCTCACGATTTACCGATGGTGCCATTGGCTTTGATGATTAATTTTTTTTTCCGGTTGCCTATTATTTATGATATGCACGAAAATTATCCCGAAGCATTGAAATATTTTGATAAGAAAGGAATAATAAATTTCATTTTTAAAAATTATAAACTAGCACGATATCTGGATAATTTTTGTATCAAGCATTGCGACAAAATTATTGTGGTCATTGATGAGAATAAAGATAGACTTATTGCAGGAGGAATTGATCCAAATAAAATATTTATTGTTTCAAATACAGTAAGTCTCGAAACTTTTAACGTGATATCAAATGATACTTCATTTTCAAAAATTTATAACGATAAAAAGGTCATTCTTTATTCCGGAACAGTCAGTCCTGATAGGGGACTGGATACGCCAATTTTAGCGATGGAAATTCTAAAAGAAAAAATTTCTAATGCCTTGCTAATGATTATCGGCGAAGGCAGTCATAAAAATTATTTAGAAGATTTGTGTAAAAAAAAATTACTGAATAATTATGTTAAGTTTATTAATTGGCCTGGACATGAAAATTTAGCGAATTTTATTTCATTAGCTTCGGTTTGTATTATCCCTCAGCCAAACAACGATTTTATCAATACAACGATCCCACATAAACTATTTGAATACATGCGGATGTCTAAACCAGTCCTCGTTTCAGACGCTATTCCTTTGGCTCGAATTGTTCGAGAGACTGACTGCGGAGAAGTTTTTGAATCGAATAATCCAGAGAGTTTTGCAAACCATATTTACGATATGCTGAATTCAAAAATGAAATTTGGGCAAAACGGGTATGATGCTGTTCTAAACAAATATAATTGGGAACAAGACAAGAAAGAATTACAGAGACTTTATTATGGGTTTAACTTGATTAAAAAGGAATGA
- a CDS encoding glycosyltransferase produces MIHAHGSTPNDLGAFLISKLFRVPLVITVHGETVYSIQKYPKRYRNSIKAIIKANAVITVSKVMKKKIFELSGKDGVNIIYNGYEEKALLSFNSPKNESIQILFAATLYERKGLRYLLEAASIILKKYLHIEFIIAGGGPQLDEMKDLSRILNIKRKVTFCGEVSHERMMHLMNICDIFVLPSWDEAFGVVYFEAMSFKKPVIGTEGEGVSDFIQDGMNGFLVKPKNVSSIIDKLIPLIESEKLREEIGLKGYKTIKNLTWENSAKEVIKVYTKVLETYHA; encoded by the coding sequence ATGATTCATGCTCATGGAAGTACTCCCAATGATTTAGGAGCATTTCTTATCTCAAAATTATTTAGGGTTCCTCTTGTGATTACTGTTCACGGTGAGACTGTGTATTCAATACAGAAGTATCCAAAACGATATCGAAATTCTATTAAAGCTATAATAAAGGCTAATGCTGTAATAACGGTTTCCAAAGTGATGAAGAAAAAGATTTTTGAACTATCTGGGAAGGATGGTGTGAATATCATTTATAACGGCTATGAAGAGAAAGCTTTACTAAGTTTCAATTCACCTAAAAATGAAAGCATCCAAATTCTTTTTGCTGCAACTTTGTACGAACGTAAAGGATTAAGATATTTATTGGAAGCTGCATCTATAATTCTGAAGAAGTACCTGCACATCGAATTTATAATCGCTGGAGGGGGCCCCCAACTAGACGAAATGAAAGATTTATCACGAATATTGAATATTAAAAGGAAAGTAACTTTTTGCGGGGAGGTAAGTCATGAGAGAATGATGCACCTAATGAATATTTGTGATATTTTTGTTCTTCCAAGCTGGGATGAGGCATTTGGTGTAGTATATTTTGAAGCGATGTCATTCAAAAAGCCCGTAATTGGGACAGAAGGTGAAGGTGTTTCGGATTTTATCCAAGATGGCATGAATGGCTTTTTGGTAAAGCCTAAAAATGTTTCTTCAATTATTGATAAGCTTATTCCACTAATTGAAAGTGAGAAACTTCGTGAAGAAATAGGTTTAAAGGGTTATAAAACTATTAAAAATTTAACGTGGGAGAATTCTGCCAAAGAGGTAATCAAGGTTTATACAAAAGTTTTAGAAACATACCATGCTTAA
- a CDS encoding polysaccharide biosynthesis C-terminal domain-containing protein codes for MNFKKEFSLTGIISIAIAVAAFINNIIVTRQIGVESRGKYAIILNLVMLLSLFLGEGLRKSNTILVADKQNKLKDFLSLNFVALLTIFIIFIVVLNLPKIRTRFFPNITSLQFLFGLIITILTIGWQGIQALFLGERKIKYYNNIQAIPVFVTLLINIIGIYLFGFVLNEILLVVLISSFLSFSYGLYVYRGQIKGIVQINIQLLKQSFMLSTRSTFVAIFFFILIRGDIFLINYFLGSVAAGLYSIAVLFVDVAQRVPNFLGPLFISRTLNDDYTSSVINAVKLTRVLFAFNLILALVLLISAHLIIKFLFGEDFYGSITSLLYLLPAIVFFGSGSIIHSFYIGQSYPTFTIINNFFAGTLNLGLNILLIPRYGIAAAALVSSFTYFLWMFFYIMYFKHLTGNGFREMLILRKSDIKYFFNNKKNSR; via the coding sequence ATGAATTTTAAGAAAGAATTTTCCCTTACGGGAATAATTAGTATAGCAATTGCCGTAGCAGCTTTTATTAATAACATTATTGTTACACGTCAAATAGGGGTAGAATCCAGAGGCAAATATGCCATCATTTTAAACTTAGTTATGTTACTTTCTCTTTTTTTAGGTGAAGGATTAAGAAAAAGTAACACGATTTTAGTCGCGGATAAACAAAATAAACTGAAAGATTTTTTATCACTCAATTTTGTAGCCCTATTAACAATATTTATTATTTTTATTGTAGTCCTGAATCTTCCAAAAATCAGGACACGTTTTTTCCCAAACATCACTTCATTACAGTTTTTATTTGGATTGATAATAACAATTTTAACGATTGGTTGGCAGGGAATCCAAGCATTGTTCTTGGGCGAAAGAAAAATTAAATATTACAACAATATCCAAGCAATCCCTGTCTTTGTAACTTTGTTGATTAATATAATAGGCATTTACTTATTCGGATTTGTATTAAACGAAATACTTCTTGTTGTATTGATCAGTTCTTTTCTGTCGTTTAGTTATGGGCTATATGTCTATAGGGGTCAGATAAAGGGAATTGTACAAATTAATATTCAATTGTTGAAACAATCTTTTATGCTCAGTACCCGCTCAACTTTTGTGGCAATATTTTTTTTTATACTGATTAGAGGAGACATTTTTTTAATCAATTATTTCCTTGGATCAGTCGCTGCAGGTTTATATTCGATAGCAGTACTATTCGTTGACGTAGCTCAGCGAGTTCCAAATTTTTTAGGTCCACTTTTTATTTCTCGTACCTTGAATGATGACTATACATCAAGTGTGATTAATGCAGTGAAACTGACTAGAGTTTTATTTGCTTTTAATCTTATCTTAGCCCTTGTATTATTAATTAGCGCGCATCTTATAATAAAATTTTTATTTGGGGAGGATTTTTATGGTTCAATTACATCTTTACTTTATTTACTTCCAGCGATTGTTTTTTTTGGTTCCGGAAGTATTATTCATTCTTTTTATATTGGACAATCATATCCAACTTTCACTATAATAAATAATTTTTTTGCCGGAACACTCAACCTTGGGTTAAACATTTTACTTATTCCACGATATGGAATTGCTGCCGCCGCGCTTGTTAGTTCATTTACTTACTTCTTATGGATGTTCTTCTATATTATGTACTTCAAACATTTAACTGGAAACGGATTCCGTGAAATGCTTATTCTAAGAAAAAGCGACATAAAATACTTTTTTAATAATAAAAAGAATAGTCGGTGA
- a CDS encoding oligosaccharide repeat unit polymerase translates to MSILIILLIGLSSTLLSKILFSKWFNHLSLYSVIWMTMLILFELKLIYFYDLSITTWLVIGSAFFAFLIGTVTIFFARAIFKVELKTSTNIQSSLNFFSDDGKIIKRVLIIFSTIGLLSSIYHWKILLDKYGSIINVFLNSYAVYNSRFNEESSDVLPYVWMTSFIAIFIAGIYTAYKGKLTFWATIPIVAVVLRELARLTRSGILLGLLEFIISFLLFRHFLLSVDRNRFMINKKKIFIAVSLILMIMVAGASVVKLARVSNDEIQGTNRELKQFEGGAFISPAIYFYASSQIGVLNQYLEKDRERLPFGNSTFYSAYSLLSKLDLTSKPEDQHQGYLIPAWSNTGTFLRDLHGDFGFMGILIFPYLLGLLCSHFWFRLLTTHQIKYHILLTHLYLLIGMSFFILATRFPSWVFGMLILLLLFPIIEKFSNKYKT, encoded by the coding sequence TTGAGTATTCTAATAATTCTTTTAATCGGATTATCTTCAACCCTTCTGAGCAAAATTTTATTTTCCAAATGGTTTAACCACTTATCACTTTATTCAGTAATTTGGATGACAATGCTTATTCTATTCGAGTTGAAATTGATATACTTTTATGATTTATCAATTACAACTTGGTTAGTGATCGGAAGTGCTTTTTTTGCATTTTTAATCGGGACGGTTACAATTTTTTTTGCACGTGCGATATTTAAAGTTGAACTAAAGACTTCGACTAATATTCAGAGTAGTTTAAACTTTTTTTCTGATGATGGTAAAATTATAAAGAGAGTTTTAATAATTTTTTCAACAATCGGTTTACTAAGCTCAATTTATCACTGGAAAATTTTATTGGATAAGTACGGCTCAATCATCAATGTGTTCCTAAATTCTTATGCAGTTTATAACAGCAGGTTTAATGAAGAATCAAGCGATGTATTACCTTATGTCTGGATGACTTCGTTTATCGCGATTTTTATTGCTGGTATATATACTGCTTACAAGGGCAAATTAACTTTCTGGGCGACCATTCCGATTGTTGCAGTCGTATTAAGAGAGTTGGCAAGATTGACAAGGTCTGGAATTCTATTAGGATTATTAGAGTTTATCATTAGTTTTTTATTGTTTAGGCATTTTCTCTTGTCCGTGGACAGAAATAGATTTATGATAAATAAAAAAAAAATATTTATTGCCGTCTCACTGATATTGATGATTATGGTAGCGGGTGCTTCGGTAGTTAAATTAGCTAGAGTTTCCAACGATGAAATCCAGGGAACCAATCGAGAGTTGAAACAATTTGAAGGGGGCGCGTTTATTTCACCAGCAATTTATTTTTATGCTTCATCTCAGATTGGAGTGTTAAATCAATATCTTGAAAAAGATAGGGAAAGACTTCCATTTGGCAATAGCACTTTTTATTCTGCATACTCTTTATTATCTAAGCTTGATTTAACTAGCAAACCTGAAGACCAGCACCAAGGATATCTGATTCCAGCTTGGTCAAATACCGGCACGTTTCTCAGGGATTTGCATGGCGATTTTGGATTTATGGGAATCCTGATATTTCCATATTTACTTGGTCTGCTTTGCTCTCATTTTTGGTTTAGATTGTTAACAACTCATCAAATTAAATATCACATTCTTCTCACCCATCTTTATCTACTTATTGGCATGTCATTTTTTATACTTGCCACAAGATTTCCATCTTGGGTATTTGGAATGCTAATTTTATTACTATTATTCCCTATTATAGAAAAGTTTTCGAATAAGTATAAAACCTAA
- the dprA gene encoding DNA-protecting protein DprA — protein MSKLSFEELTNLYTLLSVDGIGPAKIRNLLARFKSTASILSQNNNTLIEAEGISTTLASKIQKAARNRNEIKIEVEKELTLLQKINARIITVWDEDYPDLLKKIYDPPLLLYYKGNYSESDNYCIAIVGTRGPTNYGKVQAEKIASELAAQGITIVSGLARGVDSIAHKAALKNGGRTISVIGSGLDVIYPPENKKLFDEIAEKGLIISEYILKTKPDAQNFPRRNRIISGLSLGCVIIESGAEGGAMQTARFALDQNREVFAVPGNLGIRQSEGTNLLIQKGEAKLIRTSEDILFELELKLKPVIGKNIPKPHVDLNIFEEKILSVISESAVQIDKIAELTKISTSDCLVHLLSLEFKGMAKQLPGKMFSAL, from the coding sequence TTGAGTAAATTAAGCTTTGAAGAATTAACTAACCTTTACACACTCCTCTCCGTTGATGGAATCGGTCCCGCTAAGATTCGTAACTTATTAGCAAGATTCAAATCAACTGCGAGTATCTTATCCCAAAATAATAATACTCTTATCGAAGCTGAAGGAATTAGTACCACCCTTGCATCCAAAATTCAGAAGGCAGCCAGAAATAGAAATGAAATAAAAATTGAAGTAGAAAAAGAATTAACTCTCCTTCAAAAAATTAATGCGAGAATTATCACCGTATGGGATGAAGATTATCCCGATTTGCTTAAAAAAATTTACGACCCTCCGCTGCTTTTATATTATAAAGGGAATTATTCAGAATCAGATAATTATTGCATCGCCATTGTGGGAACACGGGGACCAACAAACTATGGAAAAGTTCAAGCCGAAAAAATCGCTTCTGAATTAGCTGCACAGGGAATTACAATTGTTAGCGGTCTTGCAAGGGGAGTAGATTCAATCGCTCATAAAGCAGCTTTAAAAAATGGTGGAAGAACAATCTCAGTTATCGGATCAGGATTAGATGTTATCTATCCACCGGAAAATAAAAAATTATTTGATGAAATAGCTGAGAAAGGATTAATCATCTCTGAATACATACTCAAGACGAAACCTGACGCACAAAATTTTCCCAGACGAAATAGAATTATTTCGGGATTAAGTCTTGGTTGTGTGATAATTGAAAGCGGCGCAGAAGGCGGGGCGATGCAAACTGCCCGATTTGCTCTTGATCAAAACAGGGAGGTTTTTGCCGTACCCGGTAATCTTGGGATCCGTCAATCTGAAGGTACGAACTTGCTGATTCAAAAGGGAGAGGCAAAGTTGATTCGTACAAGCGAGGACATCTTATTTGAATTAGAGTTGAAACTGAAACCAGTCATCGGAAAAAATATTCCTAAACCGCATGTTGACTTAAATATTTTTGAGGAGAAAATTCTTTCCGTTATTTCCGAAAGTGCTGTCCAGATTGATAAAATTGCAGAGCTTACAAAAATTTCAACATCGGATTGTCTCGTTCACTTACTATCTCTTGAATTTAAGGGGATGGCAAAACAGCTCCCTGGCAAAATGTTCAGTGCGTTATAA
- a CDS encoding class I SAM-dependent methyltransferase, with amino-acid sequence MAKISLEEKEKVLEKSIVDLNCEICGNSTDNNILKVREMYFGTREVFKYLRCSSCGCLQILNPPSDYSKHYPANYFTYLQKHESKLKARLNYYRDRAAMGESSFIGNILLKKFGIPTYVSRLKRASVELKDFILDVGCGRGILLHKMKESGFENLLGIDPFMEQTIIYPNGLKILKQDFFNLNGEFDFIMFNHSFEHIQKPLEIMKKSHALLKGNKFLLLRIPVCDSYAFRHYKSNWSSLDAPRHLYLHTKKSIEKLASASGFEIKTITYDSRSWQLWGSEQYSRNIPLIDDRSFYVNPDKSIFSTNEIKDFEKQTVQLNKSGEGDQAEFYLQKKKL; translated from the coding sequence GTGGCTAAAATTTCTCTGGAAGAAAAAGAAAAAGTACTAGAAAAGTCTATCGTAGATTTAAACTGCGAAATTTGCGGCAACTCAACTGATAATAATATTTTAAAAGTTCGCGAGATGTATTTCGGAACCCGCGAAGTATTTAAATACCTTCGATGCAGTTCGTGCGGCTGTCTTCAGATTCTCAACCCCCCATCTGATTATTCCAAACACTATCCTGCAAATTATTTTACTTACTTACAGAAACATGAAAGCAAATTAAAAGCGCGACTAAATTATTATCGTGACAGAGCAGCAATGGGTGAATCGTCTTTTATAGGAAATATATTGTTGAAGAAGTTTGGGATTCCCACTTATGTTTCAAGACTCAAAAGAGCAAGTGTTGAACTGAAAGATTTTATACTTGATGTCGGTTGCGGACGGGGGATATTGCTTCACAAAATGAAAGAATCCGGTTTCGAAAACTTACTTGGGATAGATCCTTTTATGGAGCAAACAATTATATATCCCAACGGTTTAAAAATTTTAAAACAAGATTTTTTTAATTTAAACGGCGAATTCGATTTTATTATGTTTAACCATTCATTTGAACACATCCAAAAGCCTCTGGAAATAATGAAGAAATCACACGCACTTTTAAAAGGAAACAAATTTTTATTATTAAGAATTCCTGTGTGTGATTCTTATGCATTCAGACATTATAAAAGCAACTGGAGTTCGCTGGATGCGCCAAGGCATTTGTATTTGCATACAAAAAAGTCGATCGAAAAATTAGCTTCGGCTTCAGGATTTGAAATTAAAACGATCACCTACGATTCGCGAAGCTGGCAGCTTTGGGGGAGTGAACAGTATTCAAGAAATATTCCTTTAATAGATGATAGATCTTTTTATGTCAATCCAGACAAATCCATTTTCTCGACTAATGAGATTAAAGATTTTGAAAAGCAGACTGTGCAATTAAACAAATCGGGAGAGGGTGATCAGGCGGAATTTTATTTACAGAAAAAAAAATTATAA
- a CDS encoding replication-associated recombination protein A, which translates to MNKIEIPQTPLAERVRPKTLEDFKGQKEILGVGKPIRLMIENDTLGSFILWGPPGSGKTTIAKIIAEKTGAEFFQLNAVSSGVKDIRGVIERSIENKNHHKRTILFIDEIHRFNKAQQDALLHSVESGSLILIGATTENPSFEVIPALRSRARVFVLNDLSKEELTQILENAVNKDEFLSQFKIEEMDTEFLIYLSGGDARTMLTILEAAFIQEMNSDYIKISKEVLENVVQKKNIFYDKSGEEHYNIISAFIKSIRGSDPDAAIYWMARMLEGGEDPLFIARRMIVLASEDIGNASPNALVLAEAAFSAVEKIGLPEARIILAQCVTYLASSPKSNSSYQAIEGALAEVRNGNLYPVPLHLRNAPTKLMKALSYGKDYKYAHNYENHFVEGNYFPNELDGKQFYFPTENGQEKKIKEWLKFLWKKKKKY; encoded by the coding sequence ATGAATAAAATAGAAATCCCGCAAACTCCGCTTGCCGAAAGAGTTCGCCCAAAAACACTTGAAGATTTTAAAGGGCAGAAAGAAATATTAGGGGTGGGGAAGCCTATTAGATTGATGATAGAGAATGATACTCTTGGTTCGTTCATACTTTGGGGTCCTCCGGGTTCGGGGAAAACAACTATTGCCAAAATTATTGCCGAGAAAACGGGCGCTGAGTTTTTCCAGTTAAATGCTGTATCCTCTGGTGTTAAAGATATCCGGGGTGTCATCGAAAGATCAATTGAAAATAAAAATCATCACAAGCGAACAATACTCTTTATTGATGAAATACACCGCTTCAACAAGGCTCAACAGGATGCACTTCTCCATTCGGTTGAATCGGGTTCGTTAATATTAATCGGTGCAACAACCGAAAACCCATCCTTCGAAGTAATTCCCGCTTTACGTTCACGTGCAAGGGTCTTTGTCCTAAATGATTTGAGCAAAGAGGAACTCACTCAAATTTTAGAAAACGCAGTTAACAAAGATGAGTTTCTTTCACAATTTAAAATTGAGGAGATGGACACTGAATTTTTAATATATCTTTCCGGCGGTGATGCAAGAACGATGCTGACAATTCTGGAGGCTGCATTCATTCAAGAAATGAATTCTGATTACATTAAAATTTCCAAAGAAGTATTGGAAAATGTGGTTCAGAAAAAAAATATATTTTATGATAAATCCGGTGAAGAACATTACAATATTATTTCAGCGTTCATAAAAAGTATCAGAGGAAGTGATCCTGATGCAGCAATTTATTGGATGGCTCGAATGCTTGAGGGTGGGGAAGACCCATTATTCATCGCAAGAAGAATGATTGTACTTGCTTCAGAAGATATTGGAAATGCCTCTCCCAATGCTCTTGTTCTTGCAGAAGCGGCTTTCAGTGCAGTTGAAAAAATCGGTTTACCCGAAGCAAGAATAATTTTAGCACAATGTGTTACTTACTTAGCTTCATCACCGAAAAGTAATTCTTCTTATCAAGCGATTGAAGGGGCTTTGGCTGAAGTTCGAAATGGTAATTTATATCCTGTTCCTCTTCATCTGCGGAATGCACCGACAAAGTTGATGAAAGCTCTTTCTTATGGAAAAGATTATAAATATGCTCACAATTATGAAAATCATTTTGTGGAGGGAAATTATTTTCCGAATGAATTAGACGGTAAGCAATTTTATTTTCCAACCGAAAACGGGCAGGAGAAAAAAATAAAGGAGTGGCTAAAATTTCTCTGGAAGAAAAAGAAAAAGTACTAG
- a CDS encoding septum formation initiator family protein, protein MKIFDKKTKYYFFGVIIIVGLFYLLFNDFGFYRYQKLSNEIDELNARIENLQQENKKLGDQIDSIRRREPSKIEKIAREKYDMIRPGETKIEVIEK, encoded by the coding sequence ATGAAAATATTTGACAAGAAGACTAAGTATTATTTTTTTGGTGTTATCATAATCGTAGGTCTGTTCTATCTTCTTTTTAATGATTTTGGTTTCTATCGTTATCAAAAGCTGAGCAATGAAATTGATGAATTAAATGCCCGAATTGAAAATCTTCAGCAGGAAAATAAAAAACTTGGAGATCAAATTGATTCAATAAGAAGGAGGGAGCCTTCAAAAATTGAAAAGATAGCCCGCGAAAAATATGATATGATTCGTCCGGGGGAAACCAAAATTGAAGTGATTGAAAAATAA
- a CDS encoding D-alanine--D-alanine ligase has product MNKNKPRIALLLGGTSPEKEVSKSSAASVYEALLTLGYKVKLINPAYGINQPLKTEDFFPEKEFSEISNRNFIETVNSSLFDDVELAFLTLHGKWGEDGSIQSLLELRGIKYTGSKALSSAVAMDKAMSKILFKEYGVETPKGFLIERPSYNIQSVFEKVEAEFGFPVVVKPNDQGSTVGLAICKEKAGLPESIKTAFEYANNVLIEEYISGRELTVAILDGEALPPLEIKPKSGFYDYESKYTKGLTEYEVPAKVSEEITTKLKAQALLAFKALRCEGYARVDFRMNEQNKIYCLEINTLPGMTATSLVPKMAKVVGISFEQLVEKIIELGLR; this is encoded by the coding sequence ATGAATAAAAACAAACCACGGATTGCACTTTTGCTCGGCGGAACTTCACCGGAAAAAGAAGTTTCAAAATCATCTGCAGCATCTGTCTATGAGGCTTTGCTGACATTAGGATATAAAGTAAAATTAATAAATCCAGCTTACGGAATTAATCAACCTTTAAAGACCGAAGATTTCTTCCCTGAAAAAGAATTTTCAGAAATATCAAATAGAAACTTTATTGAAACAGTAAACAGTTCTTTGTTTGATGATGTTGAACTTGCATTTTTAACATTACATGGTAAGTGGGGGGAGGATGGTTCAATACAATCATTATTGGAATTGCGGGGAATAAAGTACACAGGCAGTAAAGCACTTTCAAGCGCTGTAGCAATGGATAAGGCGATGTCAAAAATTCTTTTCAAAGAATATGGTGTCGAAACTCCAAAAGGCTTTTTGATTGAGCGACCTTCTTATAATATTCAAAGTGTTTTTGAAAAAGTTGAAGCTGAATTTGGTTTCCCTGTTGTTGTAAAACCAAATGATCAAGGTTCAACGGTTGGATTGGCTATCTGTAAAGAGAAAGCAGGACTTCCTGAATCAATAAAAACAGCATTTGAATATGCGAATAATGTTTTAATCGAAGAGTATATCTCCGGCAGAGAATTAACTGTTGCAATTCTTGATGGCGAGGCACTCCCCCCTCTGGAAATAAAACCCAAAAGTGGATTTTATGATTACGAATCAAAATACACAAAAGGGTTAACGGAATATGAAGTGCCGGCAAAAGTTTCAGAAGAAATTACAACGAAGCTCAAAGCGCAGGCATTGCTTGCTTTCAAAGCACTCCGCTGCGAGGGCTATGCACGTGTAGATTTCCGAATGAACGAACAAAATAAAATATACTGTCTTGAAATAAACACACTTCCCGGCATGACGGCAACGAGCCTTGTTCCTAAAATGGCGAAGGTGGTAGGAATATCTTTTGAACAGCTTGTAGAAAAAATAATAGAGCTTGGATTGCGATAA